The following proteins come from a genomic window of Bremerella cremea:
- a CDS encoding chemotaxis protein CheX, translating to MSTTLTENFAGLAGANSTMAEAVVHSVEKALTMCGASARCVGVATVPLREKGLVTGIIGVHGRVSGFITVNMSEVMAISVVEGLLQEEFGKLSTQVVDGAGEVTNMICGGIKSQLSKTPFSFQGITVPSIIVGEGYQMAFARGLEFVSATFEHDNDEAVMLDDRLLSVSMCFLKL from the coding sequence ATGTCGACAACTTTAACTGAGAACTTTGCAGGGCTGGCCGGAGCGAATAGCACCATGGCTGAAGCTGTGGTTCATTCGGTGGAAAAAGCACTGACTATGTGTGGCGCGTCGGCACGTTGTGTTGGTGTGGCGACGGTCCCTCTGCGCGAAAAAGGTTTGGTTACCGGAATCATCGGCGTGCATGGCCGTGTTTCTGGGTTCATCACCGTGAATATGTCCGAAGTGATGGCCATCTCGGTGGTGGAAGGATTGCTGCAAGAAGAATTCGGCAAGCTATCTACGCAAGTGGTCGACGGTGCCGGCGAAGTGACCAACATGATTTGTGGTGGGATCAAATCGCAATTATCCAAGACACCGTTTTCGTTTCAGGGAATTACGGTTCCTTCGATCATTGTGGGCGAGGGCTACCAGATGGCTTTTGCCCGCGGTCTCGAATTCGTGAGCGCCACATTCGAGCATGACAATGACGAAGCTGTGATGCTCGACGACCGTTTGCTCTCGGTCAGTATGTGCTTTCTCAAGTTGTAA
- a CDS encoding sigma 54-interacting transcriptional regulator, whose protein sequence is MIAYLIIREGSKWTDVFRLVEGQNVTIGRAPTNQIVIKDDRCSRYHAEIFLSQGVWTIRDLDSRNGTTVEDSPIRGDQALTPGNIIRVANTQLAFVNDLSAAFPDGSSSAGHLFDSNAEIDPSMTSGYDSEHVLDIAEPTNITHRRGHTRFLKPESEDSKEGSVVPRVGRAAARLCQLAFELAQQADVIAVANLALEGLFESTQVDSGAMLLLPRGFKGPATEKDLELISSRTDKLPVYHRISRFLANTVLKEGEAVLARNFADDSRFGSRDSKGDIHATSVLAAPIRQNGKVIGLIHLYSTDTGRIPDPEDLEFTLAVAENVALALKNLERQQELTETISQSMVEIDELRQRLGAESNIVGSSPLILDVQKQVARVAPSRATILITGESGVGKELVARSVHFASTRKKGPFVCLNCAALSESLLESELFGHEKGAFTGATDRKVGKFEAAHRGTLMLDEIGEMSEAIQAKFLRVLEGHPFERVGGNEAVQVDVRVIAATNRDLEKEVERGRFRRDLFFRLRVVEVNVPPLRKRTEDILDLASYFVQKYNAETGRKILGFTQSAIDDLMKYRWPGNVRELKNVIERAVVLSQAERINSDDLALSNLTASGDTAELNATKSGYEPLSLADLEKRHINATLRATGWNKSRTAGILGIERSTLDRKIRRYHIQPPTEA, encoded by the coding sequence ATGATTGCATATTTAATTATTCGTGAAGGTTCCAAATGGACCGATGTCTTTCGCTTGGTCGAGGGTCAGAACGTCACGATCGGGCGGGCGCCAACCAACCAGATTGTGATTAAGGACGATCGCTGCAGCCGCTATCATGCAGAAATCTTTCTTTCTCAGGGCGTTTGGACGATTCGCGACCTCGATTCCCGCAATGGAACCACCGTCGAAGATTCCCCTATTCGTGGGGATCAAGCTTTAACGCCAGGCAATATTATCCGGGTGGCCAACACGCAGTTGGCTTTCGTGAATGATCTTTCGGCTGCGTTTCCCGATGGTTCTTCCAGTGCTGGGCACCTGTTCGATTCCAACGCCGAGATCGATCCGTCGATGACCTCAGGCTACGACAGCGAGCATGTGCTGGATATCGCCGAGCCCACCAACATCACGCATCGGCGGGGACATACTCGGTTTTTAAAGCCGGAAAGCGAAGACTCTAAGGAAGGTTCGGTCGTCCCCCGGGTAGGCCGAGCCGCTGCTCGGCTGTGCCAATTGGCCTTCGAGTTGGCCCAGCAAGCCGATGTCATCGCGGTGGCTAATCTGGCACTCGAAGGGTTGTTTGAAAGTACTCAGGTCGACTCTGGGGCCATGTTGTTATTGCCACGCGGGTTCAAAGGGCCAGCGACGGAGAAGGACTTAGAGCTAATTAGTTCCCGTACCGACAAACTGCCGGTCTACCATCGCATCTCGCGGTTTTTGGCCAACACGGTTTTGAAGGAAGGGGAAGCGGTCCTGGCACGCAACTTCGCCGACGACAGCCGCTTCGGAAGTCGCGATAGCAAGGGAGACATCCACGCGACCAGCGTGTTGGCCGCCCCCATTCGGCAGAACGGAAAAGTGATTGGCCTGATCCATCTCTACTCGACCGACACGGGGCGAATTCCTGATCCAGAAGATCTCGAGTTCACTTTGGCGGTTGCTGAAAACGTCGCGTTAGCGCTGAAAAACCTGGAACGCCAGCAAGAGCTAACCGAAACCATTTCGCAGTCGATGGTCGAAATCGACGAGCTACGGCAACGGCTCGGTGCCGAGAGCAACATCGTGGGAAGCAGCCCCTTGATACTGGACGTGCAGAAGCAAGTTGCCCGCGTCGCACCCAGCCGAGCGACGATTTTGATTACCGGCGAAAGTGGTGTCGGCAAGGAATTGGTCGCGCGTTCGGTTCACTTCGCTAGTACGCGAAAGAAAGGCCCATTCGTCTGCTTAAACTGTGCCGCCCTCAGCGAATCGCTGCTCGAAAGCGAACTGTTTGGCCACGAAAAAGGGGCGTTCACCGGGGCGACCGATCGCAAGGTCGGTAAGTTTGAAGCTGCCCACCGAGGGACGCTGATGCTGGACGAAATCGGCGAAATGAGCGAGGCGATCCAAGCGAAGTTTCTCCGCGTGCTTGAAGGGCATCCGTTTGAGCGAGTGGGTGGTAACGAAGCGGTTCAGGTCGATGTGCGCGTGATCGCCGCCACCAACCGCGACTTGGAAAAAGAAGTCGAACGTGGTCGTTTTCGGCGCGACTTGTTTTTCCGTTTGCGGGTGGTGGAAGTCAACGTGCCGCCGCTACGTAAGCGGACCGAGGACATCCTCGACCTGGCTTCCTACTTCGTGCAGAAGTACAACGCAGAGACTGGCCGGAAGATTCTGGGCTTCACACAATCGGCAATCGACGACCTGATGAAGTATCGTTGGCCAGGCAACGTGCGCGAGCTGAAAAACGTTATCGAGCGAGCCGTCGTGTTGTCTCAGGCTGAACGTATTAATTCGGATGATCTGGCGCTTTCCAATTTGACGGCATCGGGGGATACGGCCGAATTGAACGCTACCAAGTCTGGCTACGAGCCTCTTTCGCTGGCCGACCTCGAAAAGCGACATATCAACGCCACCCTAAGAGCCACCGGGTGGAATAAGAGTCGCACGGCTGGAATTTTGGGGATCGAGCGTTCGACCCTAGACCGTAAGATTCGTCGTTATCATATCCAGCCTCCCACCGAAGCGTAG
- a CDS encoding DUF1598 domain-containing protein, giving the protein MKAVVLPRVSYALLLALGLALVSSPVFAGQSAFRQQAVGGVSIDAQGQLTSATPEVKKMLRQEMLAALDKVPGNLATPVKMRKVSLRGLNAIMKSSLETDGDLPDAVKYMAGLQRIEYVFVDEANNDVILAGPAEGWTVDENGDVVGITTGRPVLLLEDFIVAMRSVQEARQGGITCSIDPTAQGRQNLDNYLAGVSQMNASVKEGVERALGPQVITVTGVPTSSHFARVMVAADFRMKRIAMNLEPSPVRGLPSYLQMLPSARVVKNAMPRWWLACNYEPMAQSEDGLAWQLRGPGVKAMTEDEYVDEAGNVKQTGKTSPLPQKWADLMTAKYEELSAEDKIFGDLRNVMDMCVIAALIEKEQLLSKADLDLDMIKDASSPVHLEEFPAPNTVPTFFSAMKKGSHWVITASGGVDINSWEVASNIEKVAGMDKLRTEQLASNNNLWWWN; this is encoded by the coding sequence ATGAAAGCCGTTGTGCTACCGCGTGTTAGCTATGCTCTGCTTCTGGCTTTAGGGCTTGCCCTGGTCAGTTCGCCTGTTTTCGCTGGCCAATCCGCCTTCCGACAACAAGCTGTTGGTGGTGTTTCGATCGACGCCCAAGGTCAGCTGACCTCGGCGACTCCGGAGGTGAAGAAAATGCTCCGCCAGGAGATGCTTGCCGCTCTGGACAAGGTGCCTGGCAATTTGGCCACTCCGGTCAAAATGCGAAAAGTTTCGTTGCGTGGCCTGAATGCCATCATGAAATCATCGCTGGAAACCGATGGCGATCTACCAGATGCCGTCAAATACATGGCTGGTCTGCAGCGTATCGAATACGTCTTTGTGGACGAAGCCAACAACGACGTGATCTTGGCAGGTCCGGCGGAAGGGTGGACAGTTGATGAAAATGGCGATGTCGTCGGCATTACCACCGGTCGCCCGGTGCTGTTGCTGGAAGACTTCATTGTTGCCATGCGAAGCGTTCAAGAAGCTCGCCAGGGTGGCATCACATGCTCGATCGACCCGACCGCTCAAGGCCGCCAGAACCTAGACAACTACCTGGCCGGTGTCTCGCAAATGAATGCCAGCGTGAAAGAAGGGGTCGAACGTGCATTGGGCCCGCAAGTGATCACCGTCACCGGTGTTCCGACCAGCAGCCACTTCGCTCGCGTGATGGTTGCCGCCGACTTCCGCATGAAGCGAATTGCAATGAACCTCGAGCCAAGTCCGGTTCGTGGTCTGCCGAGCTACTTGCAAATGCTCCCTTCGGCCCGAGTCGTGAAGAATGCTATGCCACGTTGGTGGTTGGCTTGCAATTACGAACCAATGGCCCAAAGCGAAGACGGCCTCGCTTGGCAACTGCGTGGTCCTGGCGTGAAAGCGATGACCGAAGACGAATACGTTGATGAAGCCGGCAACGTGAAGCAAACCGGCAAAACCAGCCCTCTGCCACAAAAGTGGGCCGACCTCATGACGGCCAAATACGAAGAGCTTTCGGCAGAAGACAAGATCTTCGGTGATCTGCGAAACGTGATGGACATGTGCGTCATCGCTGCTTTGATCGAAAAAGAACAACTGCTCAGCAAGGCAGATCTTGATCTGGACATGATCAAGGACGCTTCGAGCCCGGTTCACTTGGAAGAATTTCCTGCTCCGAACACCGTTCCGACCTTCTTCAGTGCCATGAAGAAAGGGAGCCATTGGGTGATCACCGCTTCGGGCGGCGTCGACATCAACTCGTGGGAAGTCGCCAGCAACATCGAAAAGGTTGCCGGGATGGACAAGCTGCGAACCGAACAGTTGGCTTCCAACAACAACTTGTGGTGGTGGAACTAA
- a CDS encoding hydantoinase/oxoprolinase family protein, with amino-acid sequence MTVLGVDVGGANIKIATGEGFAHSFPFPIWSKKNDLVSSLEHVLGMAPVFDRVVVTMTAELADCFGSKSEGVRFVLASIREVFADYPLKVYTLPGTLVSLDKAILDPHSVAAANWHALGSYAGRMFQGKSGLVVDIGSTTTDIVPIIKGKVASTSRSDLARLLAGELYYLGVERTPTCGIADQVTFRGKPCPTANEWFATSLDVFLALGLFDDEPENHGTADGRAATREFAKTRLARIICADGDEVTWTEINEIARELNSIMVRKIAKAIRQVVETHQMDAEMTVICGHGDFLAEAALDSAGVVTHREYLTDLIGANAARCAPAYALATLAEEAWD; translated from the coding sequence ATGACGGTCCTGGGCGTCGATGTTGGCGGGGCCAACATAAAAATTGCCACGGGCGAGGGATTCGCCCATTCATTTCCCTTCCCTATCTGGTCGAAAAAGAACGACCTGGTCAGCAGCCTAGAACACGTGTTGGGGATGGCCCCTGTCTTTGATCGTGTGGTGGTTACGATGACCGCCGAACTGGCCGATTGCTTTGGCTCGAAATCGGAAGGCGTTCGCTTTGTTTTGGCTTCGATTCGCGAAGTCTTTGCTGATTACCCGCTCAAGGTTTATACGCTGCCTGGGACTCTGGTTTCGCTCGATAAGGCGATTCTCGACCCCCATTCCGTAGCGGCCGCCAATTGGCATGCCCTGGGAAGCTATGCAGGCCGAATGTTCCAAGGCAAGAGTGGCTTGGTGGTTGATATCGGTTCGACCACAACCGATATCGTTCCGATCATTAAGGGAAAAGTCGCCAGTACATCCCGTTCCGATCTCGCTCGACTCTTGGCTGGCGAACTGTACTACCTGGGCGTTGAACGAACGCCGACGTGTGGCATTGCCGATCAGGTGACTTTCCGGGGGAAACCATGTCCAACGGCGAACGAGTGGTTCGCCACGTCGCTCGATGTCTTCTTAGCGCTGGGCCTCTTTGACGACGAGCCTGAAAACCACGGCACCGCCGATGGCCGCGCGGCGACCCGCGAGTTCGCCAAGACCCGTCTTGCTCGGATTATTTGTGCCGACGGAGACGAAGTGACCTGGACCGAAATCAACGAGATCGCTCGCGAACTCAATTCGATCATGGTCCGCAAGATTGCCAAAGCAATTCGCCAGGTGGTCGAGACGCATCAGATGGATGCCGAGATGACCGTGATTTGCGGCCATGGCGATTTTCTGGCCGAAGCGGCGCTTGACTCGGCCGGGGTGGTGACGCATCGCGAGTATCTTACCGACCTGATTGGTGCCAACGCCGCACGCTGTGCCCCGGCGTATGCCCTGGCCACGCTGGCGGAAGAAGCCTGGGACTAA
- a CDS encoding ATP-grasp domain-containing protein, producing MSAQTEYPRTVFIYELITGGGLFAVDGAPAPSGSLLHEGTAMLAAVAEDFSAIAGTSVTILRDQRIEPLSVSATQQIAVRSAAEEREAFRTAVRETDATLIIAPEFDGLLLERTLWAEEEDAWLLSPNSTFVEVATCKWKTFQVWQTAGVPTIETHFLADSASWQHLREVEVVTKPRDGAGSEEVLCWKMGKQVEAQLPLNERILIQPKVYGTAISCAIFGSGVDIVPLPAGYQRLSKDLKYHGGRLPLPEAFNERAHRLTGQAIRSFPPFRGYVGLDMILGPCPEGTEDVAVEINPRLTSSYVGLRLLLKNNLAQAMLDVAAGKAFVPQPGCGDVDFEIH from the coding sequence ATGTCAGCGCAAACAGAGTATCCCCGGACTGTCTTTATCTACGAGCTGATCACCGGCGGCGGGTTGTTCGCCGTCGACGGAGCTCCGGCCCCGAGCGGTTCCCTTCTGCACGAAGGAACCGCCATGTTGGCTGCGGTGGCTGAAGATTTCTCGGCCATTGCAGGCACTTCTGTCACCATTCTTCGTGATCAACGCATCGAACCGCTGTCGGTTTCTGCCACTCAGCAAATTGCCGTGCGCAGTGCCGCTGAGGAACGCGAGGCCTTTCGCACAGCGGTACGCGAAACCGATGCCACGCTGATCATTGCCCCAGAGTTCGATGGACTCCTGCTCGAACGAACTCTGTGGGCCGAAGAGGAGGACGCCTGGCTTCTCAGCCCAAACTCTACCTTCGTGGAAGTGGCAACGTGTAAGTGGAAGACCTTTCAAGTTTGGCAGACGGCTGGGGTGCCCACCATCGAGACCCATTTTCTAGCGGATTCAGCTAGTTGGCAGCATCTTCGCGAGGTCGAAGTCGTTACCAAACCCCGCGACGGAGCCGGATCGGAGGAGGTACTTTGCTGGAAAATGGGAAAACAAGTAGAAGCTCAGCTTCCGCTCAATGAAAGGATTCTCATACAGCCGAAGGTTTATGGCACGGCAATTAGTTGTGCTATCTTCGGTTCTGGGGTAGATATTGTTCCGTTACCTGCTGGCTACCAACGCCTAAGCAAAGATTTAAAGTATCATGGAGGCCGATTACCCCTTCCTGAAGCGTTCAACGAGCGAGCGCATCGCCTTACAGGACAAGCAATTAGGTCTTTTCCCCCTTTCCGCGGTTACGTTGGCCTTGATATGATCTTGGGGCCTTGTCCGGAAGGGACCGAAGACGTGGCGGTAGAAATTAACCCACGACTTACTAGTTCTTATGTCGGCTTGAGATTGTTGCTGAAGAATAACTTAGCGCAAGCCATGCTGGATGTTGCTGCTGGCAAGGCATTTGTGCCGCAACCTGGCTGCGGAGATGTTGATTTTGAAATTCATTGA
- a CDS encoding metal-sulfur cluster assembly factor, with protein sequence MALTEDAVREQLKNVIDPELFVNIVDLGLIYEVNFEDVADSEDKKVLINMTMTSPACPAGPQLIGGVNQYVSQMEGVSEVDVKIVMDPPWSPDRMTEDARDQLGIF encoded by the coding sequence ATGGCACTCACTGAAGATGCGGTCCGCGAGCAATTGAAGAACGTGATCGATCCCGAGTTGTTCGTCAACATTGTCGACCTGGGATTGATCTACGAAGTTAACTTCGAGGACGTCGCTGACTCGGAAGACAAAAAAGTCCTAATCAACATGACCATGACCAGCCCTGCCTGCCCGGCTGGTCCCCAGTTGATTGGTGGCGTCAACCAATATGTCTCGCAAATGGAAGGGGTCAGCGAAGTTGACGTGAAAATCGTCATGGATCCGCCCTGGTCCCCTGACCGCATGACCGAAGATGCTCGGGATCAACTCGGCATTTTCTAA
- a CDS encoding non-heme iron oxygenase ferredoxin subunit, which translates to MSEFVRVAALSEIPDPGKNVYEVDDRFVIVIHAGGQVYCLDDVCTHDDGPLGEGDLEGNEIECPRHGAKFDIRTGEATLMPATQPTQVHEAKIEGDSIYVRLAD; encoded by the coding sequence ATGTCCGAATTTGTTCGTGTAGCTGCCCTCTCCGAAATTCCTGATCCTGGCAAAAATGTTTATGAAGTCGATGATCGGTTTGTGATCGTAATTCATGCTGGAGGTCAGGTATATTGTTTGGACGACGTCTGCACGCACGACGACGGCCCTTTGGGGGAAGGTGACCTTGAGGGGAACGAAATTGAATGCCCACGCCATGGTGCTAAGTTTGATATTCGCACCGGCGAGGCCACATTGATGCCGGCCACCCAACCCACCCAGGTTCACGAAGCGAAAATTGAAGGCGATTCGATCTACGTTCGTCTCGCAGATTGA
- the sufD gene encoding Fe-S cluster assembly protein SufD has translation MSVQAAPTVDQWNAEAFNSYVKQLGEPEWLLDLRQNAFEAFEEMGWPTRKEEEWMRTDIRGFSLKKFNPPKLDEVVDAATLPSGLLAEGVDIGGQVVSLNGRTGRSTLADELKAQGVIFGDFATVLAEHGDLLQKYLFKGEFDPNFDKFSALHAAFFSGGAFLYVPPNVVVEQPLHMLNLIGDNGVDLAHTLIVLEEGAQATVLTESASLDDDQPGFHCGAIEVVVGDRANLRFVNLQNWGHKVWHFGQQKGSVGRDGNLLWTLGALGSRLSKVNQHVALDGPGAHCEVNGVLFTEGKQHLSYHTQQYHRAPNCTSNFLYKAALQDHSRTVWRGMIKVAPGAQKTDGYQRIDNLLLTEHCRADSIPGLEIEADDVRCTHGATTGRVDEEQIFYAMARGFTRKEAMRMIVIGFFQQVFDRITLESVREALGHAIARRVREYD, from the coding sequence ATGAGCGTGCAAGCCGCACCCACCGTCGATCAGTGGAACGCTGAAGCCTTTAATTCGTACGTCAAACAACTGGGCGAGCCTGAATGGCTGCTCGATTTACGCCAGAATGCCTTCGAAGCTTTCGAGGAAATGGGCTGGCCGACGCGTAAAGAAGAAGAGTGGATGCGAACCGACATCCGCGGTTTCAGCCTGAAAAAATTCAACCCACCTAAGCTCGACGAAGTCGTCGATGCCGCTACCCTTCCCTCCGGCTTGTTGGCGGAAGGGGTGGATATTGGTGGCCAGGTCGTTTCGCTTAATGGACGCACCGGGCGTAGCACGTTGGCAGACGAGCTAAAGGCCCAAGGCGTCATCTTTGGTGACTTCGCCACCGTGCTGGCCGAGCATGGCGATCTGCTCCAGAAGTATCTCTTTAAAGGTGAGTTCGATCCGAACTTCGACAAGTTCAGTGCCTTGCATGCGGCGTTCTTTAGTGGCGGTGCGTTTCTGTATGTGCCACCGAATGTCGTCGTCGAACAGCCGCTGCACATGCTGAATTTGATCGGCGACAACGGTGTCGACTTAGCTCATACGCTGATCGTGCTGGAAGAAGGCGCGCAAGCCACCGTGCTGACCGAATCGGCCAGCCTCGATGACGACCAGCCTGGCTTCCACTGCGGAGCGATTGAAGTGGTAGTTGGCGACCGTGCCAATCTTCGCTTCGTCAACCTGCAGAACTGGGGGCACAAAGTTTGGCACTTCGGCCAGCAAAAAGGCTCGGTCGGTCGTGATGGCAACTTGCTATGGACGTTGGGCGCCCTGGGCAGCCGGCTGTCGAAAGTGAATCAGCACGTCGCCCTCGATGGTCCAGGGGCACACTGCGAAGTGAACGGCGTGCTATTCACGGAAGGAAAACAGCACCTTTCTTACCACACACAGCAATATCATCGCGCTCCGAACTGTACGAGCAACTTCCTCTACAAAGCGGCCCTGCAGGATCATTCTCGCACGGTATGGCGTGGCATGATCAAGGTCGCCCCTGGGGCTCAGAAAACGGACGGCTACCAGCGGATCGACAACCTGCTGCTCACCGAACATTGCCGAGCCGACTCGATTCCCGGTTTAGAAATTGAAGCCGACGACGTTCGCTGCACGCACGGGGCAACGACCGGCCGGGTCGACGAAGAGCAAATCTTCTACGCCATGGCGCGTGGTTTCACTCGCAAAGAAGCAATGCGAATGATCGTGATCGGCTTCTTTCAGCAGGTGTTCGATCGGATCACGTTAGAGTCGGTCCGCGAAGCCCTCGGCCATGCCATCGCCCGCCGCGTTCGCGAATACGATTAA
- the sufB gene encoding Fe-S cluster assembly protein SufB, translating into MATDITEDAVQSPIGEINKYDFRTVSKGVFKAKKGLNAEVVNQISDIKQEPDWMREFRLKSLEIFESKPMPKWGGDIELDFQDIFYYLKPTEKQGKTWDDVPAEIKETFEKLGIPEAERQFLAGVKAQFESEVVYGSLQEDLAQKGVIFTDTDTALREHSDLLREYFGTVIPPHDNKFAALNSAVWSGGSFIYVPPGVEIEFPLQTYFRINEESMGQFERTLIIVDEGAKIHYVEGCTAPMYSSESLHSAVVEVICKKGSRCRYSTIQNWANNIYNLVTKRALAYADATMEWVDGNLGSHLTMKYPAVYLMEPGARGEILSIAFAGKHQHQDTGAKLVHCAPNTSGQIISKSISKDGGRGSYRGLVRVEEGAKNTKCSVVCDALILDPESQTDTYPYIEIMEPDVSIGHEASVSRIGEEQLFYLMSRGLSEAEASTMIVNGFIEPLVKELPMEYAVELNRLIELQMEGSVG; encoded by the coding sequence ATGGCGACCGATATTACCGAAGATGCTGTGCAAAGCCCAATCGGTGAGATCAACAAGTATGACTTCCGCACCGTCAGCAAAGGGGTCTTCAAAGCGAAGAAAGGCCTCAACGCTGAAGTGGTGAACCAGATCTCGGATATCAAGCAAGAGCCGGACTGGATGCGTGAATTTCGCCTGAAGTCGCTTGAGATCTTCGAATCGAAGCCGATGCCTAAATGGGGCGGCGATATTGAACTCGATTTCCAAGACATCTTCTACTACCTCAAGCCAACCGAAAAGCAAGGCAAGACGTGGGACGATGTTCCAGCAGAAATTAAAGAGACCTTCGAGAAACTCGGTATTCCTGAAGCCGAACGGCAGTTTCTGGCCGGCGTGAAGGCCCAGTTCGAGAGCGAAGTGGTTTACGGTTCGCTACAAGAAGACCTCGCCCAGAAAGGCGTTATCTTCACCGATACCGATACCGCCCTTCGCGAGCACTCGGATCTGCTGCGGGAATACTTTGGCACGGTGATTCCCCCGCACGATAACAAGTTCGCCGCGCTCAACTCGGCGGTCTGGTCAGGCGGTTCGTTCATCTATGTCCCTCCGGGCGTCGAGATCGAATTCCCGCTGCAAACTTACTTCCGCATCAACGAAGAAAGCATGGGGCAGTTCGAGCGAACCCTCATCATCGTTGACGAAGGGGCCAAGATTCACTATGTCGAAGGTTGCACTGCCCCGATGTATTCGTCGGAAAGCTTGCACTCGGCCGTCGTGGAAGTGATTTGCAAGAAGGGCTCGCGTTGCCGCTACAGTACCATTCAGAACTGGGCGAACAACATCTACAACCTGGTTACCAAGCGGGCCCTGGCTTACGCTGACGCGACCATGGAATGGGTCGATGGTAACCTCGGCAGTCATCTGACGATGAAGTACCCTGCGGTCTACTTGATGGAACCAGGGGCACGTGGCGAGATTCTTTCAATTGCCTTCGCCGGCAAGCATCAGCATCAAGACACCGGCGCCAAGCTGGTCCATTGTGCTCCGAACACTTCCGGCCAGATCATCTCGAAATCGATCTCCAAAGATGGCGGTCGCGGTAGCTATCGCGGTTTGGTCCGTGTCGAGGAAGGTGCCAAGAACACCAAGTGCAGCGTCGTCTGCGATGCGTTGATCTTGGACCCTGAAAGCCAGACCGATACCTACCCTTACATCGAGATCATGGAACCCGATGTCTCGATCGGTCACGAAGCAAGTGTCTCGCGGATTGGGGAAGAGCAACTCTTCTATCTGATGAGCCGCGGTCTGAGCGAGGCAGAAGCCAGCACGATGATCGTCAACGGCTTTATCGAGCCGCTGGTGAAAGAGCTGCCAATGGAATACGCGGTTGAATTGAACCGCTTGATCGAGTTGCAAATGGAAGGCTCGGTTGGTTAG
- the sufC gene encoding Fe-S cluster assembly ATPase SufC — MSDVLKIENLHVSVEGKPILNGVDLELRRGETHALMGPNGSGKSTLGFAVMGHPKYEVTEGRILLNDIDITEMEADERARLGLFMAFQRPIAIPGVRLADFMRHATTNVRNPDRKEGEDLIPMREFRKEITTKMKQLQMDTEFARRYVNDGFSGGEMKRAEILQLAMLQPKFAILDETDSGLDADAVRLASQSIAQIGGEEMGLLIITHHDKLLEHNPPSHAHVMLGGRIVESGGVELAHELHANGYQRIRETYPEAAALEMEMQDEEQTV, encoded by the coding sequence ATGTCTGACGTATTGAAGATTGAAAACTTGCATGTTTCGGTGGAAGGTAAGCCGATCCTGAACGGTGTCGATCTGGAACTCCGCCGCGGCGAAACGCACGCGTTGATGGGGCCCAACGGTTCTGGGAAAAGCACCCTTGGCTTTGCGGTCATGGGTCACCCCAAGTACGAAGTGACCGAGGGACGCATCCTGCTGAACGATATCGACATTACCGAGATGGAAGCGGACGAACGGGCCCGGCTGGGGCTGTTCATGGCCTTCCAACGCCCGATCGCCATCCCAGGCGTTCGCTTGGCCGACTTCATGCGGCATGCCACCACCAACGTCCGCAACCCCGACCGTAAAGAAGGGGAAGACCTCATCCCGATGCGTGAGTTCCGCAAGGAAATCACCACCAAGATGAAGCAGTTGCAAATGGATACCGAGTTCGCTCGTCGTTACGTGAACGATGGGTTCTCGGGTGGTGAAATGAAGCGTGCTGAAATTTTACAGCTGGCGATGCTGCAGCCGAAATTTGCCATTCTGGACGAAACCGACAGTGGTTTAGATGCCGACGCGGTCCGTTTGGCCAGCCAAAGTATCGCTCAGATCGGTGGCGAAGAGATGGGGCTGCTGATCATCACTCACCACGACAAACTGCTAGAACACAATCCTCCTTCGCATGCCCATGTGATGCTAGGGGGACGGATTGTTGAAAGCGGTGGTGTCGAACTAGCCCACGAACTACATGCCAACGGTTATCAACGGATTCGGGAAACATATCCCGAGGCCGCCGCGTTGGAAATGGAAATGCAAGACGAAGAACAAACGGTTTAG